A DNA window from Actinomadura luzonensis contains the following coding sequences:
- a CDS encoding YibE/F family protein, giving the protein MGADHAHGPAAPLSRRTLMAGLAVLVPLAIVTLAALIWLWPDGGQAAPTPEGGSSRVTGTVTSVTLTPCAKASEGAPQPDPATCGEATVRIGEGADAGRQAELRLPSGPGAQRFAAGDEVILLRGADGAYQLSDHDRGTPLLLFGLAFALAVIAFGRWRGLTALAGLAVTFVLLLTFVIPGIVEGRPPILVAVVGSAAIMLAVLYLTHGFSPATSMAVLGTLAALALTAGLSYAALGFTELNGVTDDVAVTVGMSLPIDTRGLLLAGIIIGALGVLDDVTVTQAVTVGELARADPAAGFTRLYRSAMRVGRAHIASVINTIILAYAGASLPLLLLFSLGSQPLGEVLTTPVVAQEIVRSIAGTLGLISAVPVTTALAALTASRQARRAPERAADEPGDEGFFGRTDEHDHDDDFFARLDAPPARPAARPDARPDPRPAARPDVRTEAHVDVPPVRPVGPRDLPPVRPAAHADVPAGRPGGGAAERRDSPVPEGGFFTPATQRPADGQPNHGQPLDGRRASRHRRRT; this is encoded by the coding sequence ATGGGCGCTGATCACGCGCACGGCCCCGCCGCGCCCCTGTCGCGGCGCACGCTGATGGCCGGGCTGGCGGTGCTGGTGCCGCTGGCGATCGTCACGCTGGCGGCCCTGATCTGGCTGTGGCCGGACGGGGGACAGGCCGCCCCGACGCCGGAGGGCGGCAGCAGCCGCGTCACCGGCACCGTCACGAGCGTCACGCTCACCCCCTGCGCGAAGGCCAGCGAGGGCGCGCCGCAGCCCGACCCGGCCACCTGCGGCGAGGCCACGGTCAGGATCGGCGAAGGGGCCGACGCGGGCCGGCAGGCCGAGCTGCGGCTGCCCAGCGGGCCCGGCGCGCAGCGCTTCGCCGCGGGCGACGAGGTGATCCTGCTGCGCGGCGCGGACGGCGCCTACCAGCTGTCCGACCACGACCGGGGGACGCCGCTGCTGCTGTTCGGGCTGGCGTTCGCGCTGGCGGTGATCGCCTTCGGGCGCTGGCGCGGGCTGACCGCGCTGGCGGGGCTGGCGGTGACGTTCGTGCTGCTGCTGACGTTCGTCATCCCCGGCATCGTCGAGGGGCGGCCGCCGATCCTGGTGGCCGTCGTCGGCTCGGCCGCGATCATGCTGGCCGTGCTCTACCTCACGCACGGCTTCTCACCGGCCACGTCCATGGCCGTGCTCGGCACGCTGGCCGCGCTGGCGCTGACCGCCGGGCTGTCGTACGCGGCGCTGGGGTTCACCGAACTCAACGGCGTCACCGACGACGTCGCGGTCACCGTCGGCATGAGCCTGCCCATCGACACGCGCGGCCTGCTGCTGGCCGGGATCATCATCGGCGCGCTCGGCGTGCTCGACGACGTCACGGTCACCCAGGCGGTCACCGTGGGCGAGCTGGCCCGGGCCGACCCCGCGGCCGGCTTCACCCGCCTCTACCGGTCGGCGATGCGGGTCGGGCGGGCGCACATCGCCTCGGTCATCAACACCATCATCCTGGCGTACGCGGGGGCGTCGCTGCCGCTGCTGCTGCTGTTCAGCCTCGGCTCGCAGCCGCTCGGCGAGGTGCTGACGACGCCGGTCGTGGCCCAGGAGATCGTGCGGAGCATCGCGGGCACGCTCGGGCTCATCTCGGCCGTGCCCGTCACCACGGCGCTGGCCGCCCTGACCGCGTCCCGGCAGGCCCGGCGCGCCCCGGAGCGGGCCGCGGACGAGCCGGGCGACGAGGGCTTCTTCGGCCGGACGGACGAGCACGACCACGACGACGACTTCTTCGCCCGCCTGGACGCCCCGCCGGCGCGCCCGGCCGCCCGCCCCGATGCCCGCCCTGATCCTCGCCCCGCCGCCCGCCCGGACGTCCGCACGGAGGCCCACGTGGACGTCCCGCCGGTCCGCCCGGTCGGCCCGAGGGATCTTCCGCCGGTGCGGCCGGCCGCCCACGCGGACGTCCCGGCGGGCCGCCCGGGCGGCGGGGCCGCCGAGCGGCGGGACTCTCCCGTCCCGGAAGGCGGCTTCTTCACCCCGGCCACACAGCGCCCCGCCGACGGGCAACCCAACCACGGGCAGCCGCTCGACGGGCGCCGCGCGTCGCGGCACCGGCGCCGCACCTGA
- a CDS encoding DUF72 domain-containing protein has protein sequence MRLAVGCAMWTHAKWPGRFLPPQLPAGERLRAYATWCDAVEGNTTFYATPSRAAVESWARQTPPGFRFVVKLPKTVTHERRLGPDADEQVRELLAAAEPLESRAHALWVQLPGSFGPADLGALSAFLHRMPRSFRYAVEVRHPAFFTDARAERLLERVLAAVDAEWVPFDTTALFAAPPTSDAERDAWTKKPRVPRRARALTAHPIVRYLGRDATERTVAGWRPWVDTVAGWLAEGRSPTVFVHTPDNADAPALARRFHDEVRARVPGLEPLPEPMPLPAEDEPLTLF, from the coding sequence ATGCGGCTTGCTGTGGGATGCGCGATGTGGACGCACGCGAAGTGGCCGGGCCGGTTCCTGCCGCCGCAGCTCCCGGCGGGGGAGCGGCTGCGCGCGTACGCGACCTGGTGCGACGCGGTGGAGGGGAACACGACCTTCTACGCCACCCCGTCGCGTGCGGCGGTGGAGTCGTGGGCGCGGCAGACGCCGCCGGGCTTCCGGTTCGTGGTGAAGCTCCCCAAGACGGTCACGCACGAGCGCCGGCTCGGCCCGGACGCCGACGAGCAGGTACGGGAGCTCCTGGCGGCGGCGGAGCCGCTGGAGTCGCGGGCCCACGCGCTCTGGGTGCAGCTCCCCGGCTCGTTCGGGCCCGCCGACCTGGGCGCGCTCTCGGCCTTCCTGCACCGCATGCCGCGTTCCTTCCGGTACGCGGTGGAGGTGCGGCACCCGGCGTTCTTCACCGACGCCCGCGCGGAGCGGCTGCTGGAGCGGGTGCTGGCTGCCGTGGACGCCGAATGGGTGCCGTTCGACACCACCGCCCTGTTCGCCGCCCCGCCCACCAGCGACGCCGAGCGCGACGCCTGGACGAAGAAGCCGCGCGTGCCGCGCCGCGCCCGGGCCCTGACCGCCCACCCGATCGTGCGCTACCTCGGCAGGGACGCCACGGAGCGGACGGTGGCGGGCTGGCGGCCGTGGGTGGACACGGTCGCCGGCTGGCTGGCCGAGGGACGCTCGCCGACGGTCTTCGTGCACACGCCGGACAACGCCGACGCGCCGGCCCTCGCCCGCCGCTTCCACGACGAGGTCCGGGCCCGGGTGCCCGGCCTGGAGCCGCTGCCCGAGCCGATGCCGCTGCCGGCGGAGGACGAGCCGCTGACCCTCTTCTGA
- a CDS encoding DUF72 domain-containing protein, whose product MTWWVGTSGWQYKDWRGVLYPEGVPQRLWLETYAAGFPTVESNNAFYRLPRPETFAAWRERTPDGFVMAVKASRFLTHIKRLEEPEEPVQRLMTAASALKEKLGPVLLQLPPTLRAEPERLDRCLACFPGGVRVAVEPRHESWWCDEVRRVLEARGAALCWADRLDRPVAPLWRTAEWGYLRLHQAADGWEYGEAALLGWAARLREAGWPEAYVYFNNDPGGAAVRNARRFATLA is encoded by the coding sequence ATGACTTGGTGGGTGGGCACCTCGGGGTGGCAGTACAAGGACTGGCGGGGGGTGTTGTACCCGGAGGGGGTGCCGCAGCGGCTCTGGCTGGAGACGTACGCCGCCGGGTTCCCCACCGTCGAGAGCAACAACGCCTTCTACCGGCTGCCCAGGCCGGAGACGTTCGCCGCCTGGCGGGAGCGCACGCCGGACGGGTTCGTGATGGCGGTGAAGGCGAGCCGGTTCCTGACGCACATCAAGCGGCTGGAGGAGCCGGAGGAGCCGGTTCAGCGGCTGATGACGGCGGCCTCGGCGCTGAAGGAGAAGCTGGGCCCGGTGCTGTTGCAGCTGCCGCCGACGTTGCGGGCCGAGCCGGAGCGGCTGGACCGGTGCCTGGCCTGCTTCCCCGGCGGGGTGCGGGTGGCGGTGGAGCCGCGGCACGAGTCCTGGTGGTGCGACGAGGTCAGGCGGGTGCTGGAGGCGCGCGGGGCGGCGCTGTGCTGGGCGGACCGGCTGGACCGGCCGGTGGCGCCGCTCTGGCGCACGGCGGAGTGGGGTTACCTGCGGCTGCACCAGGCGGCGGACGGGTGGGAGTACGGCGAGGCGGCGCTGCTGGGGTGGGCGGCGCGGCTGCGCGAGGCGGGCTGGCCGGAGGCGTACGTGTATTTCAACAATGACCCGGGCGGCGCCGCGGTGCGCAACGCGCGGCGGTTTGCCACACTCGCCTAG
- a CDS encoding magnesium transporter CorA family protein, with protein sequence MHTRLYRNGVLEKEGFPIEEVSDHVADPDNTVWFDLCSPAPEDLAVIGRELGLHELAVEDVFTGHQRPKVDVYDNHLFITVYGVHLHQARLDPVEVDVFVTANAMVTVRESAHFDIGEVTRRWDAASRLAGHGVTFLLHGLLDYVVDSQLDLVQDLDARAEALEESLFEENVRDGRELQRGMYELRKNTTRLRKIAMPMREVLGTLLRRDQDLVADPVMAPYYEDVYDHVLRTTEWVAEVRDMLGNARETRLAQQGFRLNEIMKRITSWAAIIAVPTMITGFYGQNVPYPGAGQSWGFWFSTLLVAFTSVALYSVFKKKDWL encoded by the coding sequence GTGCATACGCGTCTGTACCGGAATGGTGTCCTGGAGAAGGAAGGCTTCCCCATCGAGGAGGTCTCCGATCATGTGGCCGATCCGGACAACACGGTCTGGTTCGACCTGTGCTCGCCCGCTCCCGAGGACCTGGCGGTGATCGGGCGGGAGCTGGGGCTGCACGAGCTGGCCGTCGAGGACGTCTTCACCGGCCACCAGCGCCCGAAGGTGGACGTCTACGACAACCACCTGTTCATCACCGTGTACGGGGTGCATCTCCACCAGGCCCGCCTGGACCCGGTCGAGGTGGACGTGTTCGTCACGGCCAACGCCATGGTGACGGTCCGCGAGAGCGCCCATTTCGACATCGGCGAGGTGACCCGGCGCTGGGACGCCGCCTCCCGCCTGGCCGGGCACGGGGTGACGTTCCTGCTGCACGGCCTGCTCGACTACGTGGTGGACAGCCAGCTCGACCTGGTGCAGGACCTCGACGCGCGGGCGGAGGCGCTGGAGGAGTCGCTGTTCGAGGAGAACGTGCGCGACGGCCGGGAGCTGCAGCGCGGCATGTACGAGCTGCGCAAGAACACCACCCGGCTGCGGAAGATCGCGATGCCGATGCGCGAGGTGCTGGGCACGCTGCTGCGCCGCGACCAGGACCTCGTCGCCGACCCGGTGATGGCTCCCTACTACGAGGACGTCTACGACCACGTGCTGCGCACGACGGAGTGGGTGGCCGAGGTCCGCGACATGCTGGGCAACGCCCGCGAGACGCGCCTGGCGCAGCAGGGTTTCCGGCTCAACGAGATCATGAAGCGGATCACGAGCTGGGCGGCCATCATCGCCGTCCCCACGATGATCACCGGCTTCTACGGGCAGAACGTGCCCTATCCGGGGGCGGGCCAGTCGTGGGGGTTCTGGTTCTCGACGTTGCTGGTGGCGTTCACGTCGGTGGCGCTGTACTCGGTGTTCAAGAAGAAGGACTGGTTGTAG
- a CDS encoding NAD(+)/NADH kinase gives MGMVGTVGLVLHPQRDSKKAIDTILRWAGGKGATVLGLPEEVGRIDCTAVPVDADALVERSDLLVGLGGDGTMLRTMRLLAGRPTPILGVNLGRLGFLAEIDVDELAGTLSAIDEHRYTIEPRMAIQSRVSGVQVTAFNDIALVRIPGDGLAAVSVTPAGSDFVRFAADAVIVATSTGSTAYSFSAGGPIVSPRVEAVLVVPAAAHSSFNRALVLPADEEVTLEVLPTSGRLAVEVDGAVVGHLCPGDTVTVSAWPGAAKVVRLGTTFYERARRKLRVDGSQEAY, from the coding sequence ATGGGCATGGTCGGGACGGTCGGGCTGGTGTTGCACCCGCAGCGCGACTCCAAGAAGGCGATAGACACCATCCTGCGCTGGGCCGGCGGCAAGGGCGCCACCGTGCTGGGGCTGCCGGAGGAAGTGGGGCGCATCGACTGCACCGCCGTCCCGGTGGACGCCGACGCCCTGGTCGAACGGTCCGACCTGCTGGTGGGGCTCGGCGGCGACGGCACGATGCTGCGCACCATGCGGTTGCTGGCCGGGCGGCCCACGCCCATCCTGGGGGTCAACCTCGGGCGGCTGGGGTTCCTCGCCGAGATCGACGTGGACGAGCTGGCCGGCACCCTGTCGGCCATCGACGAGCACCGGTACACCATCGAGCCGCGCATGGCCATCCAGAGCCGGGTGTCGGGCGTGCAGGTGACCGCTTTCAACGACATCGCGCTGGTGCGCATCCCCGGCGACGGGCTGGCCGCGGTGTCGGTCACCCCGGCGGGGAGCGACTTCGTGCGGTTCGCGGCCGATGCCGTGATCGTGGCGACCTCCACCGGGTCCACCGCCTACAGCTTCTCCGCCGGCGGGCCGATCGTCTCGCCTCGTGTGGAGGCCGTGCTGGTGGTGCCCGCGGCGGCGCACTCGTCGTTCAACCGGGCGCTGGTGCTGCCCGCCGACGAGGAGGTGACGCTGGAGGTGCTGCCCACCAGCGGGCGGCTGGCCGTCGAGGTGGACGGGGCCGTCGTCGGGCACCTGTGCCCGGGCGACACCGTCACGGTGAGCGCCTGGCCGGGGGCCGCCAAGGTGGTGCGGCTCGGCACCACCTTCTACGAGCGGGCCCGGCGCAAGCTGCGGGTGGACGGCAGCCAGGAGGCGTACTGA